A single region of the Cronobacter condimenti 1330 genome encodes:
- a CDS encoding alpha-glucosidase, which translates to MRTLQNIHLTRIDHGFSLTYENRLILRHTPDAPCLWAGAGVADIEMFRGNFSIKDRLDEKIALTHATVSDQPDGWAIRFTRGDAVSATLDVSADDKGRLTLTLRNDAARHNRLWLRLAANPEDHIYGCGEQFSYFDLRGKPFPLWTSEQGVGRNKQSHVTWLADCKENAGGDYYWTFFPQPTFVSTQKYYCHVDNSCYMNFDFSAPDYHELAFWEDNATLRIECAPTYIILLEKLTALLGRQPALPDWVYDGVTLGIQGGTEVCQQKLDVMRQGGVKVNGIWAQDWSGIRMTSFGKRVMWNWKWNSERYPQLDTRIAQWKREGVQFLSYINPYVASDRDLCEAAARRGYLTKDAQGQDYHVEFGEFYAGVIDLTNPEAYDWYKEVIKKNLIELGCGGWMADFGEYLPTDTHLHNGVSAEIMHNAWPALWAKCNYEALQETGKLGEILFFMRAGYTGSQKYSTMMWAGDQNVDWSLDDGLASVIPAALSLAMSGHGLHHSDIGGYTTLFEMKRSKELLLRWCDFSAFTPMMRTHEGNRPGDNWQFDADRETIAHFARMTTIFTTLKPYIKQAVEQNARTGLPVMRPLFLHYEHEARAYTLKYQYLFGRDLLVAPVYEEGRRDWTLWLPEDNWVNVWTGETCAGGEVTVEAPLGKPPVFYRAHSDWASLFSSLRHI; encoded by the coding sequence ATGCGTACCCTACAAAACATTCATCTCACCCGCATCGACCACGGCTTCTCGCTGACGTATGAAAACCGTTTGATCCTGCGTCACACTCCGGACGCGCCCTGCCTGTGGGCGGGCGCAGGCGTGGCGGATATCGAGATGTTCCGCGGTAATTTCAGCATCAAAGACCGGCTCGATGAAAAAATCGCCCTGACGCACGCGACCGTCAGCGACCAGCCTGACGGCTGGGCTATCCGCTTTACGCGCGGCGACGCGGTCAGCGCCACGCTTGATGTCAGTGCCGACGATAAGGGGCGGCTGACGCTGACGCTTCGCAACGACGCTGCGCGGCATAACCGTCTCTGGCTGCGGCTGGCGGCAAACCCGGAAGATCATATCTACGGCTGCGGCGAGCAATTTTCTTACTTCGACCTGCGCGGTAAGCCGTTTCCGCTGTGGACCAGCGAACAAGGTGTGGGCCGCAACAAGCAGAGCCATGTCACCTGGCTTGCCGACTGCAAAGAGAACGCGGGTGGCGACTATTACTGGACGTTCTTCCCGCAGCCGACCTTTGTCAGCACCCAGAAGTATTACTGCCACGTCGATAACAGTTGCTACATGAATTTCGACTTCAGCGCGCCGGATTATCACGAGCTGGCATTCTGGGAAGATAACGCGACGCTCCGCATCGAATGCGCGCCCACTTATATCATTCTGCTGGAAAAACTCACCGCGCTACTGGGCCGCCAGCCCGCGCTGCCGGACTGGGTCTATGACGGCGTAACGCTGGGTATTCAGGGCGGCACAGAGGTGTGCCAGCAGAAGCTCGACGTGATGCGCCAGGGCGGCGTCAAAGTAAACGGCATCTGGGCGCAGGACTGGTCCGGCATCCGTATGACCTCATTTGGCAAGCGCGTGATGTGGAACTGGAAATGGAACAGCGAGCGTTATCCGCAACTGGATACACGTATTGCGCAATGGAAGCGCGAAGGCGTGCAGTTCCTTTCTTATATCAATCCCTATGTCGCAAGCGATCGTGATTTGTGCGAGGCGGCGGCGCGGCGGGGCTATCTGACTAAAGACGCCCAGGGCCAGGATTATCACGTTGAATTCGGCGAGTTCTACGCCGGCGTCATCGACCTGACAAACCCGGAGGCTTACGACTGGTACAAAGAGGTCATCAAAAAGAACCTGATTGAACTCGGCTGCGGCGGCTGGATGGCAGATTTTGGCGAATACCTGCCGACTGACACGCATCTGCATAACGGCGTCAGTGCAGAAATTATGCATAACGCCTGGCCTGCGCTGTGGGCAAAATGTAACTACGAGGCGCTCCAGGAGACCGGCAAGCTCGGCGAGATCCTCTTCTTTATGCGCGCCGGTTATACCGGCAGCCAGAAATACTCAACGATGATGTGGGCAGGCGATCAGAACGTCGACTGGAGTCTCGACGACGGCCTGGCTTCTGTTATCCCGGCGGCGCTGTCGCTTGCAATGTCCGGCCACGGGCTGCACCACAGCGATATCGGCGGCTATACCACCCTTTTTGAGATGAAGCGCAGTAAAGAGCTGCTGCTGCGCTGGTGCGATTTCAGCGCTTTTACACCGATGATGCGCACCCATGAAGGCAATCGTCCGGGTGATAACTGGCAGTTCGATGCCGATCGCGAGACGATCGCGCATTTTGCCCGCATGACAACGATATTCACGACGCTCAAGCCTTACATCAAACAGGCGGTGGAACAAAACGCCAGGACTGGCCTGCCGGTCATGCGCCCGCTGTTCCTGCATTACGAACACGAAGCGCGGGCGTACACCCTTAAATACCAGTATCTGTTTGGCCGCGATCTGCTGGTCGCCCCGGTCTATGAAGAAGGGCGCCGCGACTGGACGCTCTGGCTACCGGAAGATAACTGGGTGAACGTCTGGACTGGCGAGACGTGCGCAGGCGGTGAGGTGACCGTTGAAGCGCCGCTCGGCAAACCGCCGGTGTTCTACCGGGCGCACAGCGACTGGGCGTCGCTGTTTAGCTCGCTGCGTCATATCTGA
- a CDS encoding MFS transporter: MSHTTSQPGGDPATLRLPFKEKVAYGMGDLGSNILLDIGTLYLLKFYTDVLGLPGTYGGIIFLVAKFFTAFTDMGTGIMLDSRRRIGPKGKFRPFVLYAAFPVTLLAIANFVGTPFEITGKAVMATVLFMLYGLFFSMMNCSYGAMVPAITKNPDERASLAAWRQGGATLGLLLCTVGFVPVMNLIDNNPQLSYIFAATLFSLFGLLFMWWCYAGTRERYVETGAASPAQKPGLLQSFRAIAGNRPLFVLCIANLCTLGAFNVKLAIQVYYTQYVLNDPILLSYMGFFSMGCIFIGVFLMPGAVRRFGKKKVYIGGLLIWAVGDVLNYAFGNGSVSFVAFSCLAFFGSAFVNSLNWALVSDTVEYGEWRTGVRSEGTVYTGFTFFRKVSQALAGFFPGLMLTQIGYVPNVAQSATTIEGLRELIFIWPCVLAVVTIVAMGCFYNLNEKMYVRIVDELENRKRAFSPGA; the protein is encoded by the coding sequence ATGAGTCACACCACTTCCCAGCCGGGCGGCGATCCGGCCACCCTGCGTTTGCCGTTTAAAGAGAAAGTCGCCTATGGCATGGGCGATTTAGGCTCCAATATCCTGCTGGATATCGGCACGCTGTATTTACTGAAATTTTATACCGACGTGCTGGGGCTGCCAGGCACTTACGGCGGCATTATCTTTCTTGTCGCTAAGTTTTTTACCGCGTTCACCGATATGGGCACCGGCATTATGCTCGACTCGCGGCGTCGGATCGGGCCTAAGGGCAAATTCAGGCCGTTTGTGCTGTACGCGGCCTTTCCGGTAACACTGCTCGCTATCGCGAACTTTGTGGGAACGCCGTTTGAGATAACCGGCAAGGCCGTGATGGCAACAGTGCTGTTCATGCTCTACGGGCTGTTCTTTAGCATGATGAACTGTTCGTATGGCGCGATGGTGCCTGCGATCACCAAAAACCCCGACGAACGCGCCTCGCTTGCCGCATGGCGCCAGGGCGGTGCCACGCTCGGCTTATTGCTCTGTACGGTGGGCTTTGTCCCGGTAATGAACCTTATCGATAACAATCCGCAGCTTAGCTACATTTTCGCCGCGACGCTGTTCTCGCTCTTTGGCCTGCTGTTTATGTGGTGGTGCTATGCGGGGACGCGTGAACGTTATGTCGAGACCGGCGCCGCCAGCCCGGCCCAAAAACCGGGTCTGTTGCAGTCGTTTCGCGCTATCGCCGGTAACCGCCCGCTGTTTGTGCTGTGCATCGCCAATCTCTGTACGCTCGGCGCGTTCAACGTCAAGCTCGCCATTCAGGTTTATTACACCCAGTACGTGCTTAACGATCCGATTTTGCTCTCGTATATGGGCTTCTTCAGCATGGGTTGCATTTTTATCGGTGTATTCCTGATGCCGGGCGCGGTGCGCCGTTTTGGCAAGAAGAAGGTTTATATCGGCGGGCTGCTGATCTGGGCGGTAGGCGACGTGCTCAACTATGCGTTCGGCAACGGTTCCGTGAGCTTTGTGGCGTTCTCCTGCCTCGCGTTTTTCGGCTCCGCATTTGTGAATAGCCTTAACTGGGCGCTGGTGTCCGACACCGTGGAATATGGCGAATGGCGCACCGGCGTGCGTTCAGAGGGCACGGTTTACACCGGCTTTACCTTCTTTCGTAAAGTCTCCCAGGCGCTGGCCGGGTTTTTCCCTGGCCTGATGCTGACGCAGATTGGTTATGTGCCCAATGTGGCGCAGTCGGCCACCACGATAGAAGGCCTGCGCGAGCTTATCTTTATCTGGCCGTGCGTGCTGGCGGTGGTCACGATCGTCGCGATGGGCTGCTTCTACAACCTTAACGAGAAGATGTACGTGCGGATTGTGGATGAACTGGAAAACCGGAAGCGGGCGTTTTCGCCTGGCGCGTAA
- a CDS encoding MFS transporter, with translation MTAFTTQDPLTLRLSLREKLSYGMGDFGSNLMLCIGTLYLLKFYTDELHLPAFYGGVIFLVAKFFTALTDMLTGVLVDSRRAPGPRGKFRPFILFASFPVALVATAQFVANDLPLTLKTALATVLFMLFGLFYSLMNCAYGAMVPAITKNPQERAHLAAWRQGGATLGLLLCTVGFMPIQSLFASRPSLGYLTAALIFACVGLISMWCCYRGVRERYVEVIPAGHKPGMLKSFCAIFQNPPLLVLCIANLCTLAAFNIKLAIQVYYTQYVLNDLHLLSWMGFFSMGCILVGVFMVPGAVKRFGKKQVYLGGLTLWAAGDIFNYVWGTTSLSFVLFSCMAFFGTAFVNSLNWALVPDTVDYGEWKTGIRAEGSVYTGYTFSRKISAALAGFLPGIMLTEIGYVPNALQTPATLDGLRQLIFLWPCGLAIIAAVTMGFFYKLNEQRFAFIIEEIAWRKKHAAGVTHTDPDHKASAVTL, from the coding sequence ATGACGGCATTCACTACTCAGGATCCGCTGACGCTCCGGCTGAGCCTGCGGGAAAAGTTGTCCTATGGAATGGGCGATTTCGGCTCCAACCTGATGCTGTGTATCGGGACGCTGTATCTTCTGAAGTTTTATACCGATGAGTTGCACCTGCCTGCCTTTTATGGCGGCGTGATTTTTCTGGTGGCGAAGTTTTTCACGGCGCTGACCGATATGCTGACCGGCGTGCTGGTGGATTCACGACGCGCGCCCGGTCCGCGCGGCAAATTCCGCCCCTTTATTCTGTTCGCCTCGTTCCCGGTGGCGCTGGTAGCGACGGCGCAGTTTGTCGCCAACGATCTGCCGCTGACGCTGAAAACCGCGCTCGCCACGGTGCTGTTTATGCTCTTTGGGCTGTTTTATAGCCTGATGAACTGCGCCTATGGCGCGATGGTGCCGGCTATAACCAAAAATCCGCAGGAGCGCGCACATCTGGCGGCGTGGCGTCAGGGCGGTGCTACGCTCGGGCTGCTGCTCTGTACGGTGGGCTTTATGCCGATTCAGTCCCTGTTTGCGTCTCGTCCCTCACTCGGGTATCTGACGGCAGCGCTGATTTTCGCCTGCGTCGGGCTTATCAGTATGTGGTGCTGCTACCGCGGCGTGCGCGAGCGCTATGTGGAAGTCATCCCGGCCGGGCATAAGCCAGGGATGCTGAAGTCGTTTTGCGCGATTTTCCAGAACCCGCCGCTGCTGGTGCTCTGCATCGCTAATCTTTGCACGCTGGCGGCGTTTAATATCAAACTCGCCATCCAGGTCTATTACACACAGTACGTACTTAACGATCTGCATTTGCTGTCGTGGATGGGCTTTTTCAGTATGGGCTGCATTCTGGTTGGCGTGTTTATGGTCCCGGGCGCGGTGAAGCGCTTTGGCAAGAAACAGGTCTACCTTGGCGGCCTTACGCTCTGGGCCGCAGGCGATATTTTCAATTACGTCTGGGGAACCACCTCCCTGAGTTTTGTCCTCTTCTCCTGCATGGCGTTTTTCGGCACCGCGTTCGTCAACAGTCTCAACTGGGCGCTGGTACCGGATACCGTCGACTATGGCGAGTGGAAAACCGGCATTCGCGCTGAAGGCTCGGTTTATACCGGCTACACCTTCTCCCGTAAGATTTCTGCGGCACTGGCAGGGTTTCTGCCAGGCATTATGCTCACGGAAATTGGCTATGTGCCGAACGCGCTGCAAACCCCGGCGACGCTCGACGGGTTACGTCAGCTTATTTTTCTCTGGCCATGCGGGCTTGCGATCATTGCCGCCGTGACGATGGGCTTTTTTTATAAGCTCAATGAGCAGCGTTTCGCTTTTATTATTGAGGAAATTGCCTGGCGGAAAAAACATGCCGCCGGCGTTACGCATACTGACCCCGACCATAAAGCCTCAGCCGTCACGTTATAA
- the ompL gene encoding porin OmpL, which translates to MKRIATVLLFSSVPGGAFAGAYVETREAYNTASELHEVILRAGYNFDGGAGLMATNAYNVGKWDELKHSYNEIEGWYPLFKPTENLTFQPGGLINDSIDGSGGAAYLDTNYKFTPWFNLTVRYRYNHNNYDTPDVNGRMDKNDTHEFANYWNIKVTEKLAYTFEPHFFQRVNDYHSKNGKDHHWEITHGFRYKLDQHWLPYVELQWLDRWNDYHREQYRIRLGLRYSF; encoded by the coding sequence ATGAAGAGAATCGCAACCGTACTGCTTTTTTCATCGGTTCCCGGCGGCGCTTTTGCCGGTGCCTATGTCGAAACTCGCGAGGCATATAACACCGCGTCCGAATTACATGAGGTGATCCTGCGCGCGGGTTATAACTTTGATGGCGGTGCCGGGCTGATGGCGACGAACGCTTATAACGTCGGCAAATGGGATGAGCTCAAGCACAGTTACAATGAAATCGAAGGCTGGTATCCGCTGTTTAAACCAACGGAAAACCTGACGTTCCAGCCCGGCGGGCTGATTAATGACAGTATCGACGGCTCAGGCGGCGCGGCGTATTTAGATACTAATTATAAATTTACGCCCTGGTTTAATCTGACGGTTCGCTATCGCTATAACCATAATAATTACGATACGCCGGACGTTAACGGCAGGATGGATAAAAACGACACGCACGAATTTGCTAATTACTGGAATATTAAAGTAACAGAGAAGCTGGCTTATACGTTCGAGCCGCATTTCTTTCAGCGGGTCAATGATTACCACAGTAAAAACGGGAAAGATCACCACTGGGAAATTACGCATGGATTTCGCTATAAGCTTGATCAGCACTGGCTGCCCTATGTCGAGCTACAGTGGCTGGACCGCTGGAATGATTATCACCGCGAGCAGTACCGTATTCGCTTAGGGCTACGGTATTCGTTCTAA
- the typA gene encoding ribosome-dependent GTPase TypA codes for MIEKLRNIAIIAHVDHGKTTLVDKLLQQSGTFDERAETQERVMDSNDLEKERGITILAKNTAIKWNDYRINIVDTPGHADFGGEVERVMSMVDSVLLVVDAFDGPMPQTRFVTKKAFAHGLKPIVVINKVDRPGARPDWVVDQVFDLFVNLDATDEQLDFPIVYASALNGIAGLDHSDMAEDMTPLYQAIVDHVPAPDVDLDGPLQMQISQLDYNNYVGVIGIGRIKRGKVKPNQQVTIIDSEGKTRNGKVGKVLGHLGLERIETDLAEAGDIIAITGLGELNISDTICDPQNVEALPALSVDEPTVSMYFNVNTSPFCGKEGKYVTSRQILDRLNKELVHNVALRVEETEDADAFRVSGRGELHLSVLIENMRREGFELAVSRPKVIFREIDGRKQEPFENVTLDVEEQHQGSVMQALGERKGDLKNMNPDGKGRVRLDYVIPSRGLIGFRSEFMTMTSGTGLLYSTFSHYDDIRPGEVGQRNNGVLISNGQGKAVAFALFGLQDRGKLFLGHGAEVYEGQIIGIHSRSNDLTVNCLTGKKLTNMRASGTDEATVLVPPIKMTLEQALEFIDDDELVEVTPLSVRIRKRHLTENDRKRAMRGAKEE; via the coding sequence GTGATCGAAAAATTGCGTAACATCGCCATCATTGCGCACGTTGACCATGGTAAAACGACCCTGGTTGACAAGCTGCTGCAGCAATCCGGTACGTTCGACGAACGTGCTGAAACTCAAGAGCGCGTGATGGACTCCAACGATTTGGAGAAAGAGCGTGGGATTACCATCCTCGCGAAAAACACCGCGATCAAATGGAATGATTACCGTATCAACATCGTTGATACCCCTGGGCACGCCGACTTCGGTGGTGAAGTTGAACGTGTCATGTCCATGGTTGATTCCGTGCTGCTGGTGGTTGATGCTTTTGACGGCCCGATGCCGCAGACGCGCTTCGTGACCAAGAAAGCATTTGCCCATGGCCTGAAACCTATCGTGGTTATCAACAAAGTTGACCGTCCGGGCGCGCGTCCTGACTGGGTTGTGGATCAGGTGTTCGACCTGTTCGTGAACCTCGACGCGACCGACGAGCAGCTGGACTTCCCTATCGTTTACGCGTCTGCGCTGAACGGTATCGCGGGTCTGGATCACTCTGACATGGCGGAAGACATGACCCCGCTGTACCAGGCGATTGTTGACCATGTACCGGCACCGGACGTCGATCTCGACGGCCCGCTGCAGATGCAGATCTCCCAGCTCGACTACAACAACTATGTTGGCGTTATCGGCATCGGCCGCATCAAACGCGGTAAAGTGAAGCCGAACCAGCAGGTCACTATCATTGATAGCGAAGGCAAAACGCGTAACGGTAAAGTCGGTAAAGTACTGGGCCACCTCGGTCTGGAGCGTATCGAGACTGATCTGGCGGAAGCAGGCGATATCATTGCTATCACCGGTCTTGGCGAGCTGAACATCTCCGACACCATCTGCGACCCGCAGAACGTCGAAGCGCTGCCGGCGCTGTCTGTTGACGAACCGACCGTTTCTATGTACTTCAACGTCAACACCTCGCCGTTCTGCGGTAAAGAAGGTAAATACGTTACCTCTCGTCAGATCCTTGACCGTCTGAACAAAGAGCTGGTGCACAACGTGGCACTGCGCGTTGAAGAAACCGAAGATGCTGACGCGTTCCGCGTGTCTGGTCGTGGCGAACTGCACCTGTCTGTTCTTATCGAGAACATGCGTCGTGAAGGTTTCGAACTGGCGGTTTCCCGTCCGAAAGTTATCTTCCGTGAAATCGATGGCCGTAAACAAGAGCCGTTCGAAAACGTAACGCTGGACGTCGAAGAGCAGCATCAGGGTTCTGTCATGCAGGCACTGGGCGAGCGTAAAGGCGACCTGAAAAACATGAATCCGGACGGCAAAGGCCGCGTACGTCTCGACTACGTGATCCCAAGCCGTGGCCTGATTGGCTTCCGTTCTGAGTTCATGACCATGACTTCTGGTACGGGTCTGCTGTACTCCACCTTCAGCCACTACGACGATATCCGTCCGGGCGAAGTCGGCCAGCGTAACAACGGCGTGCTGATCTCCAACGGTCAGGGTAAAGCGGTTGCGTTCGCGCTGTTCGGTCTGCAGGATCGCGGCAAGCTGTTCCTGGGTCACGGTGCGGAAGTTTATGAAGGCCAGATCATCGGTATTCATAGCCGTTCTAACGACCTGACGGTGAACTGCCTGACTGGTAAGAAACTGACCAACATGCGTGCGTCCGGTACGGACGAAGCAACGGTTCTGGTTCCGCCTATCAAGATGACCCTGGAGCAGGCGCTCGAGTTCATCGATGACGACGAACTGGTCGAAGTAACCCCGCTGTCCGTACGTATCCGTAAACGTCACCTGACGGAAAACGATCGTAAACGTGCCATGCGCGGTGCGAAAGAAGAGTAA
- the glnA gene encoding glutamate--ammonia ligase gives MSAEHVLTMLNEHEVKFVDLRFTDTKGKEQHVTIPAHQVNADFFEEGKMFDGSSIGGWKGINESDMVLMPDASTAVIDPFYEEPTLIIRCDILEPGTMQGYDRDPRSIAKRAEEYLRSTGIADTVLFGPEPEFFLFDDIRFGSSISGSHVAIDDIEGAWNSSTKYEGGNKGHRPGVKGGYFPVPPVDSSQDIRSVMCLTMEEMGLVVEAHHHEVATAGQNEVATRFNTMTKKADEIQIYKYVVHNVAHRFGKTATFMPKPMFGDNGSGMHCHMSLSKNGTNLFSGDKYAGLSEQALYYIGGVIKHAKAINALSNPTTNSYKRLVPGYEAPVMLAYSARNRSASIRIPVVASPKARRIEVRFPDPAANPYLCFAALLMAGLDGIKNKIHPGEAMDKNLYDLPPEEAKEIPQVAGSLEEALQALDQDREFLTAGGVFTDDAIDAYIALRIEENDRVRMTPHPVEFELYYSV, from the coding sequence ATGTCCGCTGAACACGTTCTGACGATGCTGAATGAACATGAAGTGAAGTTTGTGGATCTGCGCTTCACTGACACGAAAGGTAAAGAACAGCACGTCACCATCCCAGCCCACCAGGTGAACGCCGACTTCTTCGAAGAAGGTAAAATGTTCGATGGTTCCTCCATCGGTGGCTGGAAAGGCATCAATGAATCTGACATGGTGCTGATGCCGGACGCCTCCACCGCTGTCATTGACCCGTTCTACGAAGAACCGACCCTGATTATTCGTTGCGACATCCTTGAGCCGGGTACCATGCAGGGCTACGATCGCGACCCGCGTTCTATCGCCAAGCGTGCAGAAGAGTACCTGCGCTCCACCGGCATCGCTGACACCGTTCTGTTCGGGCCGGAACCTGAATTCTTCCTGTTTGACGATATCCGCTTCGGCAGCTCCATCTCCGGTTCTCATGTCGCCATTGACGACATCGAAGGCGCGTGGAACTCCTCCACCAAATACGAAGGCGGCAACAAAGGCCACCGTCCAGGCGTGAAAGGCGGTTACTTCCCGGTTCCGCCGGTGGATTCTTCTCAGGACATCCGTTCTGTCATGTGTCTGACCATGGAAGAGATGGGTCTGGTCGTTGAAGCGCACCACCACGAAGTCGCCACCGCCGGTCAGAACGAAGTGGCAACCCGCTTCAACACCATGACCAAAAAAGCGGACGAAATTCAGATCTACAAATATGTCGTGCATAACGTCGCACACCGTTTCGGTAAAACTGCGACCTTTATGCCAAAACCGATGTTCGGCGATAACGGCTCCGGTATGCACTGCCACATGTCCCTGTCCAAGAACGGTACCAACCTGTTCTCTGGTGACAAGTACGCAGGTCTGTCTGAGCAGGCGCTGTACTACATCGGCGGCGTCATCAAACACGCGAAAGCCATCAACGCCCTGTCTAACCCGACCACCAACTCCTACAAGCGTCTGGTGCCGGGCTACGAAGCGCCGGTAATGCTGGCCTACTCCGCGCGTAACCGCTCCGCGTCCATCCGTATTCCGGTGGTTGCGTCTCCGAAAGCGCGTCGTATCGAAGTGCGCTTCCCGGACCCGGCAGCTAACCCGTACCTGTGCTTCGCTGCTCTGCTGATGGCGGGTCTTGACGGTATTAAGAACAAGATCCACCCGGGCGAAGCGATGGACAAAAACCTGTATGACCTGCCGCCGGAAGAAGCGAAAGAGATCCCGCAGGTTGCCGGCTCTCTGGAAGAAGCCCTCCAGGCGCTGGATCAGGACCGTGAGTTCCTGACCGCAGGCGGCGTGTTCACTGACGATGCTATTGATGCTTACATCGCGCTGCGTATCGAAGAGAACGACCGCGTTCGCATGACGCCGCACCCGGTTGAGTTCGAACTGTACTACAGCGTTTAA
- the glnL gene encoding nitrogen regulation protein NR(II) translates to MATGTLPDAGQILNALINSILLVDDDLAVHYANPAAQQLLAQSSRKLYGTPLPELLSYFSLNISLMQESLNAGQGFTDNEVTLVIDGRSHILSLTAQRLPEGLILLEMAPMDNQRRLSQEQLQHAQQVAARDLVRGLAHEIKNPLGGLRGAAQLLTRALPDPSLTEYTKVIIEQADRLRNLVDRLLGPQQPGMHVTESIHKVAERVVKLVSMELPDNVRLLRDYDPSLPEFTHDPDQIEQVLLNIVRNALQALGDEGGEITLRTRTAFQLTLHGVRYRLAARIDVEDNGPGIPAHLQDTLFYPMVSGREGGTGLGLSIARNLIDQHSGKIEFNSWPGHTEFSVFLPIRK, encoded by the coding sequence ATGGCAACAGGCACGCTGCCCGATGCTGGGCAGATCCTTAACGCATTAATCAATAGCATTTTGCTGGTCGACGATGACCTGGCAGTGCATTACGCCAACCCGGCGGCGCAGCAGTTGCTCGCGCAAAGTTCACGTAAGCTTTACGGCACGCCTTTACCGGAGCTGCTGAGTTATTTTTCCCTTAATATCAGCCTGATGCAGGAAAGCCTGAACGCAGGCCAGGGATTTACCGATAACGAAGTGACGCTGGTGATCGACGGTCGCTCGCATATTCTTTCCCTGACGGCGCAACGTCTGCCGGAAGGCCTGATCCTGCTGGAAATGGCCCCGATGGATAATCAGCGACGTTTAAGCCAGGAACAACTCCAGCATGCCCAGCAAGTCGCCGCGCGCGATCTGGTGCGCGGCCTGGCGCATGAAATCAAAAACCCGCTCGGTGGTCTTCGCGGCGCAGCGCAGCTGCTCACCCGCGCGCTGCCCGATCCGTCGCTGACGGAGTACACCAAAGTCATCATTGAACAGGCCGATCGCCTGCGTAACCTGGTGGACCGCCTGTTAGGGCCGCAACAGCCGGGTATGCACGTCACCGAAAGTATTCATAAAGTGGCGGAACGCGTGGTGAAACTGGTGTCGATGGAGCTTCCCGACAACGTCCGGCTTTTGCGTGACTACGACCCCAGCCTGCCGGAATTCACGCACGACCCGGACCAGATAGAACAAGTGCTGCTGAATATCGTGCGTAACGCCCTCCAGGCGCTTGGCGACGAGGGCGGCGAGATTACCCTGCGCACCCGCACCGCGTTTCAGCTTACGCTGCACGGCGTGCGTTATCGCCTGGCGGCGCGCATCGATGTGGAAGATAACGGGCCGGGTATTCCCGCGCACCTGCAGGACACACTGTTTTACCCGATGGTCAGTGGCCGCGAAGGCGGCACCGGCCTTGGGCTTTCCATCGCCCGGAATCTTATCGATCAGCATTCGGGAAAAATCGAATTTAACAGCTGGCCAGGCCATACCGAATTCTCGGTCTTCCTGCCTATTCGGAAATAG